One window of Mucilaginibacter inviolabilis genomic DNA carries:
- a CDS encoding YdeI/OmpD-associated family protein, with amino-acid sequence MNALAKKLQMKPNTRWLLHNAPANYLESLEPLPADVQIVHSTTGSFNGIQLFVTNSLELADELKTIVPLLKNDTIFWIIYPKKKSGITTDLEMMSSWDTPAQYGIRPVASAAVNEVWTALRFRPIDQVKISAGRNDAVRNNEYSAYIDVDKKTVTLPDYIRETLEQHPGVLNWFQQLAYSHKKEYVLWILSAKQEKTRQDRLAKMVEMLLAKKKNPSDK; translated from the coding sequence ATGAATGCTCTTGCCAAAAAGCTACAGATGAAACCCAATACCCGTTGGCTATTGCATAACGCACCTGCCAACTACCTGGAAAGCCTGGAACCTTTACCTGCTGATGTGCAGATAGTGCACAGCACCACGGGAAGCTTTAACGGCATACAACTGTTTGTTACCAACAGCCTGGAATTGGCGGATGAATTGAAGACGATCGTTCCTTTACTGAAAAATGATACCATATTCTGGATCATCTACCCTAAAAAAAAATCGGGTATTACTACCGACCTGGAGATGATGAGCAGTTGGGATACCCCGGCACAATATGGCATCCGTCCAGTAGCTTCGGCAGCAGTTAATGAAGTGTGGACGGCGCTGCGTTTTCGGCCTATAGACCAGGTAAAAATTTCGGCAGGTCGGAACGACGCGGTACGGAATAACGAGTACAGCGCCTATATTGATGTAGATAAAAAGACCGTCACTTTACCAGATTATATCAGGGAGACGCTTGAACAGCACCCGGGCGTACTGAACTGGTTTCAGCAGCTGGCTTATAGTCATAAAAAGGAATATGTACTGTGGATACTCAGTGCCAAACAAGAAAAAACCCGGCAGGATCGTTTGGCTAAAATGGTGGAGATGCTACTGGCTAAAAAGAAGAACCCTTCGGATAAGTAA
- a CDS encoding phosphoenolpyruvate carboxylase: MSLTLKLSQRETAFNNEVVTRFELYNSLFQTLPFYQVKDTGILLPFFSSHCEKGAIKQASPTDIIESFFKKYVPDIDHREQINRMFRFIQYIERQVVLFDAIEDSSFNKLGKFDDSGNLQSLLAQATNSEETRAQISKKLKDFSLRLVLTAHPTQFYPGTVLGIMTDLIEAVKNNDINNIDVLLQQLGKTPFFNKTSPTPVDEAISLSWFLENIFYHAVSGIQSKLEEEFDIDAASSRVLELGFWPGGDRDGNPNVNTQTTKEVASFLRQRLFRCYYRDFRVLKRRITFRGVEKAMAKLEKLLYKNANEHPDSKNLQGELMSLLQSIKQTIITDHDSLFVDIVENLIQKVRLFGCYFATLDIRQDSRVLRSVFDYSLKNIKTGIVKGYSDLDEEGKLKQISFNEADFHCPSDADAMTQDTLNTIRLMQEIQQANGEKACQRFIISNCQQASDILQLIDLFLWSGWEKDSLSVDFMPLFETVNDLSRAAEIMEQLYTHPYYAEHLKKRGNRQTIMLGFSDSTKDGGYLMANWSIYKAKVELTAMARKYDISLAFFDGRGGPPARGGGKTHRFYASMGNEIANDHIQLTIQGQTVSSQYGSVETARFNMEQLINAGIISALHPNHNDLLDNRHKALISEMASESYELFMALRAHPLFVEYLEKFSPLKLLSRINISSRPTKRNAGAPLKLEDLRAISFVTSWSQLKQSIPGFYGVGTALKKMKDSGNWLEIKELYRTSGFFKTMLDNCAMSMSKSDFRVTAYLEKDKKFGAFWKMLKNEFELTREMLLDLTGSTVLMEEYPVERRSIAIREKIVLPLVIIQHYALQKLNSSEDSELIEIYDKLVIRTVYGIVNAGRNLA, encoded by the coding sequence ATGTCATTAACTTTAAAACTCAGTCAGCGGGAAACAGCTTTTAATAACGAGGTTGTAACCAGGTTTGAGTTATATAACAGTTTATTTCAAACATTACCGTTTTATCAGGTAAAGGATACTGGTATTTTATTGCCGTTTTTTAGTTCACATTGCGAAAAAGGTGCCATTAAGCAGGCCTCGCCGACGGATATTATTGAGTCATTCTTTAAAAAGTATGTACCGGATATCGATCACCGCGAGCAGATCAACCGTATGTTCAGGTTTATCCAGTACATCGAACGCCAGGTGGTTTTGTTTGATGCTATTGAAGATTCATCCTTTAATAAACTGGGTAAGTTTGATGATTCGGGCAACCTGCAAAGCCTGCTGGCACAAGCTACCAACAGCGAGGAAACACGCGCGCAGATCAGCAAAAAGCTAAAAGACTTTTCCTTACGATTGGTACTCACTGCTCACCCAACCCAGTTTTATCCGGGCACTGTACTGGGCATTATGACCGATCTGATTGAGGCCGTAAAAAACAACGATATCAATAATATTGATGTATTGCTGCAACAATTGGGCAAAACACCATTCTTTAACAAAACATCACCAACACCGGTTGACGAGGCCATTAGCTTGTCCTGGTTTTTGGAGAATATATTTTACCATGCTGTATCCGGTATACAATCCAAACTCGAAGAGGAGTTTGATATTGATGCCGCCAGCAGCCGTGTGCTGGAACTGGGCTTTTGGCCAGGTGGCGATAGGGACGGCAATCCTAATGTAAATACGCAAACCACTAAGGAGGTAGCCAGCTTTTTAAGGCAGCGCCTGTTCCGTTGTTACTACCGCGATTTTAGGGTGCTTAAACGCCGTATCACTTTCCGTGGTGTGGAAAAGGCTATGGCTAAGCTGGAGAAATTGCTGTACAAGAACGCCAACGAACATCCGGATTCTAAAAATCTGCAGGGCGAATTAATGAGCCTGCTGCAATCTATCAAACAAACCATCATCACCGATCATGATAGCTTGTTTGTAGATATTGTAGAAAATCTGATCCAAAAGGTACGCTTGTTTGGCTGTTATTTTGCCACATTGGATATCCGTCAGGATAGCCGTGTTTTGCGCAGTGTGTTTGATTATAGTTTAAAAAATATTAAAACCGGTATTGTTAAAGGTTATTCCGATCTGGATGAGGAAGGAAAACTTAAACAGATCAGCTTTAATGAAGCCGATTTCCATTGCCCGTCTGATGCGGATGCCATGACACAGGATACGCTGAACACCATTCGCCTGATGCAGGAAATTCAGCAAGCCAATGGTGAAAAGGCCTGCCAGCGTTTTATCATCAGCAATTGCCAGCAGGCATCTGATATTTTACAGCTCATCGATCTGTTTTTATGGAGTGGATGGGAAAAAGACAGCCTGAGTGTCGACTTCATGCCACTGTTCGAAACTGTGAACGACCTTTCGCGTGCGGCCGAGATCATGGAGCAGTTATATACACATCCATACTATGCCGAGCATCTGAAAAAACGCGGTAACAGGCAAACCATTATGCTTGGTTTTTCTGACAGTACCAAAGATGGTGGCTACCTGATGGCCAACTGGTCGATATATAAAGCTAAAGTGGAGTTGACTGCCATGGCCCGCAAATATGATATCAGCCTGGCGTTTTTTGATGGAAGGGGAGGCCCACCGGCACGTGGTGGTGGTAAAACACATCGTTTTTATGCTTCTATGGGTAACGAAATCGCCAATGATCATATCCAACTGACCATCCAGGGGCAAACCGTGAGCTCGCAATATGGCTCAGTGGAGACCGCCCGTTTTAATATGGAGCAGTTAATCAATGCGGGTATCATATCTGCTTTGCATCCTAACCATAACGACCTGCTGGATAACAGGCATAAAGCCCTGATATCTGAAATGGCCAGTGAAAGTTACGAACTGTTTATGGCCCTGCGCGCGCACCCATTATTTGTAGAGTATCTGGAAAAATTCAGTCCGCTTAAATTGTTATCGCGTATCAATATCAGCAGCCGCCCAACCAAACGAAATGCCGGCGCGCCATTAAAGCTGGAAGATCTGCGCGCCATCAGCTTTGTAACTTCCTGGAGTCAACTCAAACAAAGTATCCCTGGCTTTTATGGCGTGGGTACCGCTTTGAAAAAGATGAAAGACAGCGGCAACTGGCTCGAAATAAAAGAACTGTACAGAACATCCGGTTTCTTTAAAACCATGCTGGATAACTGCGCCATGTCCATGTCGAAATCTGATTTCAGGGTAACGGCTTATCTCGAGAAAGACAAAAAGTTCGGCGCTTTCTGGAAAATGCTGAAGAACGAGTTTGAACTGACCCGCGAAATGTTGCTTGATCTGACCGGCAGTACTGTGTTGATGGAAGAATATCCGGTTGAGCGCCGTTCTATCGCCATCCGCGAAAAGATTGTGTTACCACTCGTGATCATACAACATTATGCCTTACAAAAGCTCAATAGCAGCGAGGATAGTGAATTGATTGAGATATATGATAAACTCGTGATCCGTACTGTATACGGTATCGTGAACGCGGGCAGGAATCTGGCGTAA
- a CDS encoding FUSC family protein has product MNINTREIKSFFYSQYFSDGLRITAGILLPSLILLEFNQFDLGLTFSLGALCICVIDNPGPVTHKRNSMAIGNLCLFLVAAITGFARLNLYTLGLEITLFSFLFSMFTVYGNRAASVGTCSLLIMIFMMDKAQPPGNVLWYSATILVGGLWYMAFSLIFFGIRPYRAAQQALGENIADIARFLRIKADFYLPDKDIDDNYRKLVSQQIQVSQHQDAVRELLFKSRVLVKESTGASRILVLTFVDLVDMFEQIMATHYDYSEIRDRFKDTGILNEISRILQHTADELDEIAYMVLSNARNRHITDFNIELEKLKLKIDDIGKNNQEISNLVLKKILINLRDLSDSINNVYNYYHSKTAAKSTELRGDVEYSQFVTHQDYAPHIFFDNFTLDSGAFKHALRVSLVCLVGFITAKTVAQGHHSYWVLLTIIVILKPGFSLSKQRNYQRLIGTICGGTIGILILSFIPNTTAQFVFLMTFMIGTYSFSRLNYVVSVIFMTPYVLILFKFLGVGLLNVAQERILDTLIGSSIAFIASYLIFPTWEFDQIQETLRDVVVANINYLITIAENLSGKITGTTMYKLARKDVYVKSANLSAAFERMTSEPKSKQRKVKEVHKFVVLNHILSSYIANIASGLAKKESQLPYPEALKLVKKSISVLNESNKKLQGQPIEFNIGKTTTVSETDKIELSAEDTLLKEQLGFINKISYDIAKITDNILQ; this is encoded by the coding sequence ATGAATATTAACACCAGGGAAATAAAAAGCTTTTTTTACAGCCAGTATTTTTCTGACGGTTTACGCATAACAGCGGGTATACTACTACCCTCGCTGATATTGCTGGAGTTTAACCAGTTTGATCTGGGCCTTACTTTTAGTTTGGGTGCACTTTGTATCTGTGTAATTGACAATCCCGGTCCGGTTACACACAAGCGCAACTCTATGGCTATAGGCAACTTATGCCTTTTTCTGGTAGCCGCCATTACCGGTTTTGCCCGGCTTAATTTATATACATTGGGGTTAGAGATCACCTTGTTCTCGTTCCTGTTCTCTATGTTTACGGTTTATGGTAACCGCGCTGCATCTGTAGGTACCTGTTCGCTGCTTATCATGATATTTATGATGGATAAAGCGCAGCCCCCGGGCAACGTGTTGTGGTACAGCGCCACTATCCTGGTAGGTGGTTTATGGTACATGGCTTTCAGTCTGATATTTTTTGGTATAAGACCTTACCGTGCAGCGCAACAGGCATTGGGTGAAAATATAGCCGATATTGCCAGATTTTTACGTATCAAAGCCGACTTTTATTTACCAGATAAAGATATTGACGACAATTACCGTAAACTGGTATCGCAACAGATACAGGTAAGCCAGCATCAGGATGCCGTGCGCGAATTGCTGTTTAAAAGCCGGGTATTGGTTAAAGAATCAACCGGGGCCAGCAGGATATTGGTATTAACTTTTGTTGACCTGGTAGATATGTTTGAGCAGATCATGGCTACCCACTATGATTATAGTGAGATACGTGACCGATTTAAAGATACGGGCATCCTGAATGAAATTTCCCGCATTTTGCAACATACGGCAGATGAGCTGGATGAGATAGCCTATATGGTATTATCAAACGCCAGGAACCGTCATATTACCGATTTTAACATTGAGCTGGAAAAGCTGAAGTTAAAGATAGATGATATTGGCAAAAACAATCAGGAGATCAGTAACCTGGTGCTCAAAAAAATCTTGATCAACCTGCGCGATCTGAGCGACAGTATCAATAATGTATATAATTATTATCACTCCAAAACTGCTGCTAAATCAACTGAATTACGCGGCGATGTGGAGTACTCCCAATTTGTAACACACCAGGATTATGCCCCGCATATTTTCTTTGATAATTTCACGCTGGACTCGGGAGCTTTTAAACATGCCTTGCGCGTATCCTTAGTTTGCCTGGTGGGCTTTATTACAGCCAAAACAGTGGCTCAGGGACATCATAGCTATTGGGTACTACTTACTATCATCGTAATCCTGAAACCCGGTTTTAGCCTATCTAAACAGCGTAATTACCAGCGCCTTATCGGTACCATTTGCGGTGGCACTATTGGCATACTCATTTTAAGTTTTATACCAAACACTACGGCGCAATTTGTATTCCTGATGACATTTATGATAGGCACTTATAGTTTTTCGAGGCTCAATTATGTGGTCAGTGTGATTTTCATGACCCCTTACGTGCTTATCCTGTTCAAGTTTCTTGGTGTAGGCCTTTTGAATGTGGCACAGGAACGTATACTGGATACGCTCATCGGGTCGTCTATCGCGTTCATAGCAAGTTACCTGATATTTCCAACCTGGGAGTTTGATCAGATACAGGAAACCCTTCGCGACGTAGTGGTAGCCAATATCAACTACCTCATAACTATTGCCGAAAACTTATCAGGCAAAATAACCGGCACTACTATGTACAAACTGGCCCGTAAGGATGTATATGTAAAATCGGCCAACTTATCGGCTGCCTTTGAGCGGATGACATCTGAACCCAAAAGCAAGCAGCGTAAAGTAAAGGAGGTACATAAGTTTGTGGTTTTAAACCACATTCTGTCATCGTATATAGCTAACATAGCATCAGGGTTGGCAAAAAAGGAATCACAGCTACCCTATCCCGAGGCACTTAAGTTAGTTAAGAAAAGTATATCCGTATTAAACGAAAGCAACAAAAAGCTTCAGGGACAACCTATTGAGTTCAATATAGGCAAAACAACAACCGTTAGTGAAACTGACAAGATTGAACTATCAGCAGAGGATACTTTACTGAAAGAACAATTAGGTTTTATTAATAAAATCAGTTACGATATCGCAAAAATAACTGATAACATCCTGCAATAA
- a CDS encoding RagB/SusD family nutrient uptake outer membrane protein, which translates to MKKILKLSVVMLVVVFVACTKQLNLNPKSSLNTTEALSTLAGVNSAVVGMYSSLQSVNYYGRSLYVYGDLSADDVYLSVANSNRYLSTFQRTYASNDADALAIWTSIYVSIARANNIINSVDKVSGDQGAKDLAKGQALFIRALGYFDLVRLYAKPYNQGNGAQLGVPVVLVSDVTLYPARNTVSEVYDRIISDLTAAKGLLASTTAATKVTASKFAASALLSRVYLYKGDYANTIAEANTVIANTDFKVTAAADLPTFYSAPGTPEEIFTVNFNVIESQGSDNLGQIYLKPGYGDIRVSPNLTAIFDKTNDVRYTSFIAPFAGSPSELENKKFAGQSGIQGLYSTKVLRLSEIILNRAEAENKIGGQDAQALADLNSIKTNRGLTALSGVTGAPLLTEILSERRREFMFEGQRFFDLMRNGLTMDRGAFCTSPLAVSSPQCSLVATDPKTILPIPQAELDANPAIKPQQNPGY; encoded by the coding sequence ATGAAAAAGATTTTAAAACTGAGTGTGGTGATGTTGGTGGTGGTTTTTGTTGCTTGTACAAAGCAGCTTAATCTAAACCCCAAAAGTTCATTAAACACAACCGAAGCCTTAAGTACCCTGGCTGGGGTGAACTCTGCCGTAGTAGGGATGTATTCAAGTTTACAAAGTGTAAATTATTATGGGCGATCTTTATACGTATATGGTGATCTGAGTGCAGATGATGTATATCTTTCTGTAGCTAATAGTAACAGGTACCTGAGTACTTTTCAAAGAACTTATGCCTCGAATGATGCTGACGCGCTTGCTATATGGACATCAATTTATGTATCAATAGCCCGGGCTAATAACATTATCAACAGCGTAGATAAAGTTTCAGGAGATCAGGGAGCTAAAGATCTGGCAAAAGGACAAGCCTTGTTTATAAGAGCGCTTGGTTATTTTGACCTTGTTAGGCTATATGCTAAACCTTATAACCAAGGAAACGGAGCTCAATTAGGTGTGCCTGTTGTTCTGGTTTCTGATGTAACACTTTATCCGGCCAGAAATACCGTAAGTGAAGTTTACGATAGGATTATTAGCGATCTTACAGCGGCGAAAGGTCTTTTGGCTAGTACTACAGCTGCAACAAAAGTTACTGCAAGCAAATTTGCGGCTTCTGCATTGTTGTCAAGAGTTTATTTATATAAAGGCGATTATGCAAATACTATAGCTGAAGCAAATACAGTTATCGCCAATACCGATTTTAAAGTGACTGCAGCAGCTGATCTGCCAACCTTTTACAGTGCTCCCGGAACACCGGAAGAAATCTTTACCGTTAATTTTAATGTAATTGAAAGCCAGGGATCGGATAACTTGGGTCAGATATATTTGAAACCAGGTTATGGGGATATCAGGGTATCTCCTAATTTGACTGCTATATTTGACAAAACTAACGACGTAAGATACACTTCATTTATAGCGCCGTTCGCAGGTAGCCCAAGCGAACTTGAAAATAAGAAGTTTGCAGGTCAGAGTGGTATTCAAGGTTTATATAGCACGAAAGTATTACGTCTGTCTGAGATTATCTTAAACAGAGCCGAAGCCGAAAACAAAATCGGGGGTCAGGATGCCCAGGCTCTGGCTGATTTAAATTCCATCAAAACCAATCGCGGATTAACAGCCCTTAGCGGTGTTACAGGAGCGCCGTTATTGACCGAAATTTTGTCAGAAAGAAGGAGAGAGTTTATGTTTGAAGGACAACGTTTCTTTGATCTGATGAGGAATGGTTTAACAATGGATCGGGGTGCTTTTTGTACCAGTCCACTAGCGGTTAGTTCGCCGCAATGTAGCTTAGTTGCCACAGATCCAAAAACTATTCTGCCTATTCCACAGGCTGAGTTGGATGCAAACCCTGCTATAAAACCACAACAAAATCCTGGTTATTAA
- a CDS encoding SusC/RagA family TonB-linked outer membrane protein translates to MKHKLLKLFMVCFFCSASMAFAQNRTITGTVTSKEDGLPIPGASVKIKGTNTGGQTNLNGKYTISAPAGSTLVFSFIGYTSRDIAIEGKTNIDVVLSADSKALAEVVITGYLSQEKGKSAISSSLVKSKDIQDVPLTNINDVLQGKAAGVTVMSTSGQPGASSDVRIRGVGSISASSSPIYVVDGIIVERGQFAIDGAQVAGTNSNDILSNMNPNDIESVTVLKDASALALYGSRGANGVIVITTKRGKAGESTIDFSAQAGTVRPSFGKFGLMSGAQTYNYERSVLALNGTSQADIDAQYPASMLNKTFDWLDAAFKHGSTQTYDLGIRGGTDKTTHSLSLGYFKQDGTVPNSNFERFTSNLNVDSKPRTWLKVGLSFNTSFSNQKDADAGNLYSSPILSAFVNSPLHVYPYKPDGSLYTGQEPDYGGFSGDNFLYSNALNYTKVKQFRGLGKGYADIKITPWLSAKQTVGIDLIQAAVKTYFDPTTGNGIGATPATSGELIQTQNNTYTFTSQSSLYGQASSKDKRHQFDYLVLTEYQRYNSSFILADGKGSANPKLQELGTFGTPNAVGGGQSEYSFLSYLGQLNYTFDNKYTLTSSIRRDGSSRFSADNRYANFYSFGASWKIIDEAFMKNQTIFSDLRLRSSYGTSGVATFPVDPVTGLPNNYLAQPLYTYSGITYNGTAGSAPSTPGNPVLTWEKSRQFDVGLETGFFDGRLRATLDYYNKKSTSALLSVPVSRTSGFTSTFRNIAAIENKGYEATLSSDNFKSKNGFNWTTDFNFSYNKNVVTGLFNNQDIAGGTLGRTSVGQPLNSWFLPVWAGVDPKNGDPLWYLADGKTTTNSYTIASRTENRKFVGSSIPKFNFGMGNTFRYQGFDFSFFVYAVTGAKVYDQTLSYLDSDGQRWQWAYYKDADKDYWTTPGQIAERPKPSPNGNKNSSNPSTRYLESGNYLRLRTVSLGYSLPSDIAHRLQLSSLRFFVTGVNLITITSYKGVDPENALNGNDVFKYPSSKSVTAGIKVSLL, encoded by the coding sequence ATGAAACACAAATTACTCAAACTTTTCATGGTTTGCTTTTTTTGCTCGGCTTCTATGGCCTTTGCGCAAAACAGAACCATTACTGGTACCGTTACTTCAAAAGAAGACGGTTTGCCTATACCTGGGGCATCAGTAAAAATAAAAGGTACCAATACCGGTGGCCAAACCAATTTAAATGGTAAGTATACCATCAGCGCGCCCGCTGGCTCAACGCTTGTATTTAGTTTTATAGGCTATACTTCACGGGATATCGCTATCGAAGGTAAAACCAATATTGATGTGGTTTTAAGCGCCGATTCAAAGGCCTTAGCCGAGGTGGTTATTACAGGCTATCTTTCTCAGGAAAAAGGAAAGTCGGCCATTTCTTCCTCTTTAGTTAAGTCAAAAGATATTCAAGATGTTCCTTTAACCAATATCAATGACGTATTACAAGGTAAAGCAGCGGGTGTTACTGTTATGAGTACATCAGGACAGCCTGGTGCATCATCAGATGTCAGGATCCGTGGAGTTGGTTCTATTTCAGCTTCTTCGTCACCAATTTATGTAGTTGACGGAATTATTGTGGAAAGAGGGCAGTTTGCCATAGATGGGGCACAAGTTGCAGGTACAAACAGTAACGACATCTTGTCAAACATGAACCCTAATGATATCGAAAGCGTAACCGTATTGAAAGATGCTTCGGCTCTGGCGTTATATGGTTCAAGAGGAGCTAACGGTGTAATCGTTATTACAACAAAAAGAGGTAAAGCCGGCGAATCAACTATCGATTTCAGCGCGCAGGCAGGTACCGTAAGACCAAGTTTTGGAAAATTTGGCTTGATGAGCGGAGCACAAACTTATAATTACGAACGTTCAGTTTTAGCTCTTAACGGAACAAGCCAGGCTGATATAGATGCGCAGTATCCTGCATCAATGTTAAATAAAACATTTGACTGGTTGGATGCTGCATTTAAACACGGCAGTACACAAACTTATGATTTGGGTATCAGAGGAGGAACTGATAAAACTACTCATTCCTTATCATTGGGTTATTTTAAACAGGATGGAACTGTTCCGAATTCAAATTTTGAAAGATTTACTTCAAATTTAAATGTTGACAGCAAACCAAGAACCTGGTTAAAAGTAGGTTTATCATTTAATACATCTTTTTCTAATCAAAAAGATGCTGATGCCGGCAATCTCTACTCCAGCCCCATCTTAAGTGCTTTTGTAAACAGCCCGCTCCATGTTTATCCTTACAAACCTGATGGATCATTGTATACAGGACAAGAACCAGATTACGGAGGTTTTTCAGGTGACAACTTTTTATACTCTAACGCACTGAATTATACTAAAGTAAAACAGTTTAGGGGGTTAGGAAAAGGTTATGCTGATATTAAAATCACGCCATGGTTAAGTGCGAAACAAACCGTAGGTATAGATTTGATCCAGGCTGCTGTTAAAACCTATTTCGATCCAACAACAGGTAATGGAATTGGTGCAACACCAGCTACCAGCGGTGAGTTAATCCAGACTCAAAATAATACTTACACGTTTACCTCTCAGTCATCATTGTACGGACAGGCTAGTTCAAAGGACAAGCGTCATCAGTTTGACTACCTGGTTTTAACAGAATACCAAAGATATAATTCCAGCTTTATCCTTGCCGATGGAAAAGGAAGCGCAAATCCCAAATTGCAGGAGCTAGGTACATTTGGTACACCTAATGCAGTAGGCGGCGGACAATCAGAGTATTCTTTCTTATCCTATTTAGGACAACTTAACTATACATTTGATAACAAATACACCTTAACGTCTTCTATCAGAAGAGATGGATCCTCCAGATTCAGTGCTGATAACAGATATGCAAATTTTTACTCTTTTGGTGCATCATGGAAAATTATTGATGAAGCGTTTATGAAAAATCAGACTATTTTTTCTGATTTACGTTTACGCTCAAGCTATGGTACATCAGGTGTGGCTACCTTCCCTGTTGATCCTGTCACTGGCTTACCAAACAACTACCTGGCTCAACCACTGTATACCTATTCAGGTATAACTTATAACGGTACAGCGGGTAGTGCCCCAAGTACACCTGGTAACCCGGTTTTGACCTGGGAAAAAAGCAGACAATTTGATGTGGGCTTAGAAACAGGATTTTTTGATGGACGTTTAAGAGCAACTCTTGATTATTATAACAAAAAATCAACTTCGGCCCTGTTAAGTGTCCCTGTATCCAGAACAAGCGGCTTTACCTCTACATTCAGAAATATTGCAGCTATCGAAAATAAAGGTTATGAAGCTACTTTGAGTAGCGATAACTTTAAATCGAAAAATGGATTTAACTGGACTACAGACTTTAACTTTTCATATAACAAAAACGTAGTTACCGGGCTTTTCAACAATCAGGATATTGCTGGAGGTACCTTGGGCAGAACAAGTGTAGGGCAGCCTCTTAATTCATGGTTCTTGCCAGTATGGGCAGGTGTTGATCCTAAGAATGGTGACCCGCTATGGTATCTTGCTGACGGAAAAACAACAACAAATAGCTATACCATCGCCAGCAGAACAGAGAATAGAAAATTCGTAGGTTCATCTATTCCTAAATTCAATTTTGGAATGGGTAATACATTCAGATATCAGGGATTTGATTTCTCTTTCTTTGTATACGCTGTTACCGGTGCAAAAGTGTATGATCAAACTTTATCTTACCTGGATTCAGACGGTCAGCGCTGGCAATGGGCTTATTATAAGGACGCAGATAAAGATTACTGGACTACTCCAGGGCAAATTGCTGAAAGACCAAAACCATCTCCCAATGGTAATAAAAACTCATCTAATCCATCAACCCGTTACCTGGAAAGTGGGAATTACCTGAGGTTAAGAACAGTATCATTAGGCTATTCATTACCTTCAGACATTGCACACAGATTACAGCTTTCGTCATTAAGGTTTTTTGTTACCGGGGTTAACCTAATAACCATTACCAGCTATAAAGGTGTAGATCCTGAAAATGCGTTGAATGGTAATGATGTATTCAAATATCCTTCAAGTAAAAGTGTTACTGCCGGGATAAAGGTATCCTTATTATAA
- a CDS encoding AraC family transcriptional regulator, with protein MMDYSKTLRNNNKIYSRTSSQKQNQQYSSDFSLRFVFAGNERYDIGKRHLSIYPDSFLILNRGTQYSTDTDSDIPVQSFSISFDQQFLQDFKECWVLGDNRLSLKSVYKGKQFQEFDETIYPFTGDIMHNVYHLKQYLDNGQHDELLINEYLHHCLINYFSIYNEEIFKKAEKLHFLNASTKIEILRRLNRAKEYLYSNYNQNISLEDLAEHSCLSVNHLLRTFKQAFNLTPHQFLIQLRLKRAQLLLKSTTYPINEVVNLIGFECPSSFIRLFKTHYKITPLKYRQTA; from the coding sequence ATGATGGATTATTCAAAAACATTACGGAACAATAATAAAATATATAGTCGTACCAGCAGCCAGAAGCAAAATCAACAGTATAGTTCAGATTTTAGTCTGAGATTTGTTTTTGCGGGAAATGAGCGTTATGATATAGGGAAACGACATTTATCTATATATCCCGATTCTTTTTTAATATTGAATAGAGGGACGCAATATTCTACCGATACAGATTCAGATATTCCGGTACAATCATTTAGCATAAGCTTTGATCAGCAATTTTTGCAGGATTTTAAAGAATGCTGGGTATTGGGCGACAATCGCCTGTCTTTAAAAAGTGTTTATAAAGGAAAGCAATTTCAGGAGTTTGACGAAACTATTTACCCCTTTACAGGTGATATTATGCATAATGTGTATCACCTTAAACAATACCTGGATAATGGACAGCATGATGAATTGCTGATCAACGAGTATCTGCATCATTGTTTGATCAATTATTTCAGTATCTATAATGAGGAGATATTTAAGAAAGCAGAAAAACTTCATTTTTTAAATGCCAGTACCAAAATAGAGATCTTACGCAGGCTTAACCGTGCCAAAGAATATCTGTACAGTAACTACAATCAGAATATAAGTCTGGAAGATTTGGCAGAGCATTCATGCCTGTCTGTAAATCACCTGTTGCGAACTTTTAAACAAGCTTTTAACCTAACCCCGCATCAGTTTTTAATACAATTACGGTTAAAAAGAGCCCAGCTTTTATTAAAGAGCACCACGTATCCCATTAATGAGGTTGTAAATCTTATTGGCTTTGAATGCCCGAGCTCTTTTATCAGATTATTTAAAACACACTATAAAATTACTCCCTTAAAATACAGGCAAACTGCCTGA